A single region of the Streptomyces sp. ITFR-16 genome encodes:
- a CDS encoding IclR family transcriptional regulator produces MTNSAAPEEPKYWVKSVARAADILEALAAPSQGNGLSVTEVGQACSISKSAAFGMLQTLRAYGLVSDDGEGMNRRYRLGMSLARLGDRARSQVSLRGVAHPVLRDLSRATGMASRLAVPEDGHAVVVDQVELDQRVRLDLRMGQRELPHCTGLGKALLSAVPQSEAASVVERFGLPRRTSRTITDPATFLAHLRDIARVGYALDDEEDAEGIICIGAPVFDDRSVCAGAVSITGLKLGLPAWRYQELGGQVRDAARRISVSLGWVEEPETGTPDAGSAHSDGFGS; encoded by the coding sequence ATGACGAACAGTGCTGCCCCAGAAGAACCGAAGTACTGGGTCAAGAGCGTGGCCAGGGCAGCGGACATCCTCGAAGCGCTCGCCGCGCCCTCGCAGGGCAACGGCCTGAGCGTCACGGAGGTCGGCCAGGCCTGCTCCATCTCCAAGAGCGCGGCCTTCGGCATGCTCCAGACCCTGCGCGCCTACGGCCTCGTGTCGGACGACGGCGAGGGCATGAACCGCCGCTACCGGCTCGGCATGAGCCTGGCCCGGCTCGGCGACCGCGCCAGGTCCCAGGTCTCGCTGCGCGGTGTCGCCCACCCCGTCCTGCGCGATCTCTCCCGGGCCACCGGCATGGCCTCCCGGCTCGCCGTCCCCGAGGACGGCCACGCGGTCGTGGTGGACCAGGTCGAGCTGGACCAGCGCGTCCGGCTCGATCTGCGCATGGGCCAGCGCGAACTGCCGCACTGCACGGGACTGGGCAAGGCGCTGCTCTCCGCCGTGCCGCAGAGCGAGGCCGCCTCGGTCGTCGAGCGGTTCGGGCTGCCCCGGCGCACCTCCCGCACGATCACCGACCCGGCGACGTTCCTGGCGCATCTGCGCGACATCGCCCGGGTCGGCTACGCCCTGGACGACGAGGAGGACGCCGAGGGCATCATCTGCATCGGCGCGCCGGTCTTCGACGACCGGTCGGTGTGTGCCGGGGCCGTGTCCATCACGGGGCTCAAGCTCGGACTGCCGGCCTGGCGCTACCAGGAGCTGGGCGGTCAGGTGCGGGACGCCGCCCGCCGGATCAGCGTCTCACTGGGCTGGGTCGAGGAGCCGGAGACCGGCACCCCGGATGCCGGTTCCGCCCATTCCGACGGATTCGGGTCTTGA
- a CDS encoding aspartate aminotransferase family protein, with the protein MSSGPAGKESGARLAERARQVVPGGVNSGQRSVPGLTDLVVTATDGARFRTADGREYTDFHSAFGPPLLGHNDPDVARATAEAGATLGHMGVGVTEGEVLLAEQLTELIPSLEKVLLTSTGSEATFHALRVSRAATGRRLVVKFQGCYHGWHDAVSLNVISEPSKVGGHDPISTGILPEVLEATLVLPFNDSEAVRRTFAEHGPDIAAVIVEPVPHNVGALLPYQEFLTTLREETTRAGSVLIFDEVITGFRHALGGWQQISGVTPDLTTLGKAIANGAPVGAIGGRADLMDLFSTRPGAPAFFAGTYNGHPSVVAAALATLRKLREEPVHEHVFRLGDRVRTGLTGLYARLGVPAVVTGYGSVFVSYFMPGEAPRTYADLLHNDASMFVGYRRRLLDHGLFELPLNLKRSHISYAHTDADVDRLIEGTEAAVTAVLAEGGARDLAHTSTMGGATR; encoded by the coding sequence ATGAGTTCAGGCCCGGCCGGCAAGGAATCCGGGGCCCGGCTCGCCGAGCGCGCCCGCCAGGTCGTACCCGGCGGCGTCAACAGCGGTCAGCGCAGCGTTCCCGGACTGACCGACCTGGTGGTCACCGCGACCGACGGCGCACGGTTCCGCACCGCCGACGGACGCGAGTACACCGACTTCCACTCGGCGTTCGGCCCGCCGCTGCTCGGACACAACGACCCGGACGTGGCCCGCGCCACCGCCGAGGCCGGCGCGACCCTCGGGCACATGGGCGTCGGCGTCACCGAGGGCGAGGTCCTCCTCGCCGAACAGCTCACCGAGCTGATCCCCTCCCTGGAGAAGGTGCTGCTCACCAGCACCGGCAGCGAGGCCACCTTCCACGCGCTGCGCGTCTCCCGCGCCGCCACCGGCCGCCGCCTCGTCGTCAAGTTCCAGGGCTGCTACCACGGCTGGCACGACGCGGTCAGCCTCAACGTCATCTCCGAGCCCTCGAAGGTCGGCGGCCACGACCCGATCTCGACCGGCATCCTGCCCGAGGTCCTCGAAGCCACCCTCGTCCTGCCGTTCAACGACAGCGAGGCCGTCCGGCGCACCTTCGCCGAGCACGGCCCCGACATCGCCGCCGTCATCGTCGAACCCGTCCCGCACAACGTCGGCGCGCTCCTGCCGTACCAGGAGTTCCTGACGACGCTGCGCGAGGAGACCACCCGGGCCGGCAGCGTCCTGATCTTCGACGAGGTCATCACCGGCTTCCGGCACGCCCTGGGCGGCTGGCAGCAGATCTCCGGCGTCACCCCCGACCTCACCACCCTCGGCAAGGCCATCGCCAACGGCGCCCCCGTCGGCGCGATCGGAGGCCGCGCCGACCTGATGGACCTCTTCTCCACCCGCCCCGGCGCCCCCGCCTTCTTCGCCGGCACGTACAACGGCCACCCGTCCGTCGTCGCCGCCGCCCTCGCCACGTTGCGCAAGCTCCGCGAGGAGCCCGTCCACGAGCACGTCTTCCGGCTCGGCGACCGCGTCCGCACCGGACTGACCGGCCTCTACGCGCGCCTCGGCGTGCCCGCCGTCGTCACCGGCTACGGCTCCGTCTTCGTCAGCTACTTCATGCCGGGCGAGGCCCCCCGCACCTACGCGGACCTGCTGCACAACGACGCCTCCATGTTCGTCGGCTACCGCCGCAGACTCCTGGACCACGGGCTGTTCGAGCTGCCCCTCAACCTCAAGCGCAGCCACATCAGCTACGCGCACACCGACGCCGACGTGGACCGCCTGATCGAAGGCACCGAGGCCGCCGTCACGGCCGTCCTCGCCGAGGGCGGCGCCCGCGACCTGGCCCACACCTCGACCATGGGCGGAGCGACCCGCTGA
- a CDS encoding mandelate racemase/muconate lactonizing enzyme family protein has translation MLTVNRTRPAGPAGRITRVETLMLGTSWRDFGYVRVHTDEGLTGVGEITHPYRVSEVCALTEAIAGRHLIGADPFDVEELWLRVYQGDFLRGGDMGGIALSGLDQAMYDLMGKALGVPAYRLTGGACRDDVRVYANGWYTGEREPEIFAAKAKETVAKGYTALKFDPFGPGLHELERAELRRSLDLVAAVREAIGPDIDLFIEGHARFAMPTAARLVRELEPFDIGWFEEPMPWTHIERYAELRRRAAFPLSGGEHFHNRYEYKQLFATHAVDIIQPDLSMAGGFTEVRKLAAIADTHGMLVAPHNSNSPLCTTVSVHAALGIPNFKILETFDGLLEPFVFDALKGTLPMEGGRIGLPTAPGIGVELVDEVFEEHPPSHRFWNMFADGWEKRNRT, from the coding sequence ATGCTCACCGTCAACCGCACCCGGCCCGCAGGACCCGCCGGCCGGATCACCCGCGTCGAGACCCTGATGCTCGGCACCTCCTGGCGCGACTTCGGCTATGTCCGGGTCCACACCGACGAGGGCCTGACCGGCGTCGGCGAGATCACCCACCCCTACCGGGTGAGCGAGGTCTGCGCCCTCACCGAGGCCATCGCCGGACGCCATCTGATCGGCGCCGACCCCTTCGACGTCGAGGAGCTGTGGCTCCGCGTCTACCAGGGCGACTTCCTGCGCGGCGGCGACATGGGCGGCATCGCCCTGTCCGGCCTCGACCAGGCGATGTACGACCTGATGGGCAAGGCGCTCGGGGTACCCGCCTACCGGCTGACCGGCGGGGCCTGCCGCGACGACGTCCGCGTCTACGCCAACGGCTGGTACACCGGCGAACGCGAGCCCGAGATCTTCGCCGCCAAGGCGAAGGAGACCGTCGCCAAGGGCTACACCGCCCTCAAGTTCGACCCCTTCGGCCCCGGGCTGCACGAGCTGGAACGGGCCGAACTGCGCCGCTCCCTCGACCTCGTCGCCGCCGTCCGCGAAGCCATCGGACCGGACATCGACCTCTTCATCGAGGGCCATGCCCGCTTCGCCATGCCGACCGCCGCCCGGCTCGTGCGGGAGCTGGAGCCCTTCGACATCGGCTGGTTCGAGGAGCCGATGCCCTGGACCCACATCGAGCGGTACGCGGAACTGCGCCGGCGCGCCGCGTTCCCCCTCTCCGGCGGTGAGCACTTCCACAACCGCTACGAGTACAAGCAGCTCTTCGCCACGCACGCCGTCGACATCATCCAGCCCGACCTGTCCATGGCCGGCGGCTTCACCGAGGTCAGAAAGCTCGCCGCCATCGCCGACACGCACGGCATGCTGGTCGCCCCGCACAACTCCAACTCCCCGCTCTGCACCACCGTCTCGGTGCACGCGGCGCTCGGAATCCCCAACTTCAAGATCCTGGAAACCTTCGACGGGCTCCTGGAGCCGTTCGTCTTCGACGCCCTCAAGGGCACCCTCCCGATGGAAGGCGGCCGCATCGGTCTGCCGACCGCCCCGGGGATCGGCGTCGAACTCGTCGACGAGGTCTTCGAGGAGCACCCGCCCAGCCACCGCTTCTGGAACATGTTCGCGGACGGCTGGGAGAAGCGGAACCGCACATGA